The following are encoded in a window of Lactobacillus intestinalis genomic DNA:
- a CDS encoding glycosyltransferase, whose translation MKVLHINAGLENGGGLSHIINLLTEAKLENQDWELLTLAQGPVSETAKSKGIKTHILNTNSRYDLASLKKLTKFINDGNYDIVHTHGARANLYVSLIRNKIKAKWCITVHSDPYLDFENRGIVGKIFTDLNIHALRKADYIFAITQKFAKLLKTKVKIKSKKIHVIYNGIFFHSDSQIPAKYEHPYFNIINVARAEKIKGQALMLKALKRLDDDHIRLHIAGDGAELDSLKKLAQKLDLSPQVAFHGFLSKKELEQLYQITDLAVLTSFSESFPLVLLEASDNLVPILSTDVGDIKMMIPDFEHGFIAKIGNVESIANAIEEAVNKPKKELDQIAINEKRYLESHFSIKNQLQSIEKVYNLMIK comes from the coding sequence ATGAAAGTATTGCACATTAATGCTGGCTTAGAAAATGGTGGAGGACTATCTCACATTATTAATTTGCTCACTGAAGCTAAATTAGAAAATCAAGATTGGGAGCTTTTGACTCTTGCACAAGGGCCTGTAAGTGAAACGGCTAAAAGTAAGGGGATTAAAACCCATATTCTAAATACTAATAGTCGCTATGATTTAGCTAGTTTAAAGAAATTAACCAAATTTATTAATGACGGCAATTATGATATCGTGCATACTCATGGTGCGCGCGCTAATTTATATGTTTCGCTAATTAGAAATAAAATTAAGGCTAAATGGTGTATTACTGTCCACTCTGATCCTTATTTAGATTTTGAAAATAGAGGAATTGTAGGCAAAATTTTTACCGATTTGAATATTCACGCTTTGCGTAAGGCAGATTATATTTTTGCTATTACGCAGAAGTTTGCGAAATTATTGAAAACTAAAGTAAAAATTAAATCTAAAAAAATCCACGTCATTTATAATGGGATTTTCTTTCATAGCGATAGTCAAATTCCAGCCAAATATGAACATCCCTATTTCAATATTATTAACGTTGCGCGTGCTGAAAAGATCAAAGGTCAAGCTCTCATGTTAAAAGCCTTAAAGCGATTAGATGATGATCATATTCGCCTTCATATTGCAGGCGATGGTGCAGAACTTGACTCGCTTAAAAAACTGGCTCAAAAATTGGATCTATCTCCGCAAGTAGCTTTTCATGGTTTTTTATCTAAAAAGGAGTTGGAGCAACTTTATCAAATTACAGATTTGGCAGTGTTGACATCTTTTTCAGAGAGCTTTCCTTTAGTATTGCTTGAAGCAAGCGATAATTTGGTGCCAATTTTATCAACAGATGTCGGTGATATTAAGATGATGATTCCAGATTTTGAGCATGGATTTATTGCTAAAATTGGGAACGTTGAATCTATTGCCAATGCAATTGAAGAAGCCGTAAACAAACCTAAAAAAGAGCTAGATCAGATTGCGATAAATGAAAAACGATATTTGGAAAGTCATTTTTCTATTAAAAATCAACTACAATCTATTGAAAAAGTATACAATTTGATGATTAAGTAA
- a CDS encoding calcium-translocating P-type ATPase, PMCA-type, which produces MAKKYYSETATEVEKDLETSFANGLNDDQAKSRIEKYGYNALAAKKKKSLFMRFIDQFKDFMIIVLIVAAILSGVVAQEWTDAAIILIVVIVNAILGVFQEARSEAAIEALKEMATPSAHVKRNGAIVEISSTDLVPGDVVLLEAGDVVPADLRLINAHSLKIEESALTGESVPVEKDDHVLDGNDVALADRVNMAYSSTSVTYGRGEGIVTATGMNTEVGKIATMLNNADETDTPLKKNLNQLGKTLTIMILAICVVVFIVGILKVSPAQRNSTLMINMFLVAVSLAVAAIPEGLPAIVTIILALGTQAMAKHKAIVRKLPAVETLGATDIICSDKTGTLTQNKMTVEKVYYQNQIHDDSDKIEISNSALLSMVLANDTKIENGGNLLGDPTETSLIQYAFDQHIDVPELLEKYKRIQEVPFDSDRKLMSTVNKDGDKYYVAVKGAPDELMKRIKYISENGQIKPITDDEKKKILTTNQEMAKKALRVLGLAYKTIDKLYKDPSTDNVEQDLIFAGLVGMIDPERPEAKAAVAEAHSAGIRTVMITGDHQVTAQAIAERLGILKPGQDKRVLTGAELDKLSDEYFIKHVSDYSVYARVSPEHKVRIVKAWQQNGKIVAMTGDGVNDAPSLKQADIGIGMGITGTEVSKGASDMILADDNFATIVEAVKQGRKVFSNIQKAILYLMSCNVGEVLTVFMMTMLGWDILAPVQLLWINLVTDTLPAISLGVEPVEEGIMKRKPRGRDSNFFSGGVASSIIYQGILEGILVLGAYQIGLHVGPHVSNATLQHADALTMAFLTLGLIQLFHAINSKYIHQSIFRPHTFSNKWFNGAIIIAAIIMAAVELPFMTKLFDVTELDGPQWVVVLGAGLLIIIIVEIVKFFQRKMGKQ; this is translated from the coding sequence ATGGCGAAAAAATATTATAGTGAGACGGCAACTGAAGTCGAAAAAGACTTAGAAACGTCTTTTGCGAACGGTTTAAATGATGATCAAGCAAAAAGCCGAATTGAAAAATATGGCTATAATGCTTTAGCTGCCAAAAAGAAGAAGAGCCTGTTTATGCGCTTTATTGATCAATTCAAGGATTTTATGATTATTGTTTTGATTGTGGCAGCAATTTTATCAGGAGTTGTAGCTCAAGAATGGACCGATGCAGCAATTATTTTGATTGTGGTTATTGTTAATGCTATTTTGGGAGTATTTCAAGAAGCGCGTTCAGAAGCGGCTATTGAAGCGTTAAAGGAAATGGCGACTCCTAGTGCTCATGTTAAAAGAAATGGTGCTATTGTCGAGATTTCAAGTACTGATTTAGTTCCAGGAGACGTGGTTTTGCTTGAAGCCGGAGACGTCGTGCCAGCCGATTTGCGTTTAATTAATGCCCACAGCTTGAAGATTGAGGAATCGGCTTTAACCGGGGAATCAGTTCCAGTTGAAAAAGATGATCACGTTTTGGATGGCAATGACGTTGCTTTAGCCGATCGTGTAAATATGGCCTATTCAAGCACCAGTGTCACTTATGGACGTGGTGAAGGAATCGTTACTGCGACCGGAATGAATACTGAAGTTGGTAAAATCGCTACGATGCTTAATAATGCCGATGAAACTGATACGCCTTTAAAGAAGAATTTGAATCAACTTGGGAAGACTTTAACCATTATGATTTTGGCAATCTGCGTGGTTGTCTTTATTGTGGGAATTTTAAAGGTTAGTCCTGCTCAAAGAAATTCAACTTTAATGATTAATATGTTCTTGGTGGCAGTTTCACTAGCTGTTGCGGCAATTCCTGAAGGCTTACCAGCAATTGTAACGATTATTTTAGCACTGGGAACTCAAGCCATGGCTAAGCACAAGGCGATTGTAAGAAAATTGCCTGCTGTTGAAACTTTAGGTGCTACCGACATTATTTGTTCTGATAAAACAGGTACCTTAACTCAGAATAAAATGACAGTTGAAAAAGTTTATTATCAAAATCAAATTCATGATGATAGCGATAAAATTGAAATTTCTAATTCAGCATTACTTTCAATGGTTTTAGCTAATGATACAAAAATTGAAAATGGCGGTAATTTATTAGGGGATCCAACCGAAACTTCGCTTATCCAATATGCCTTTGATCAACATATTGATGTTCCTGAATTACTTGAAAAGTATAAACGTATTCAAGAAGTGCCTTTTGACTCTGATCGTAAATTAATGAGTACGGTAAATAAAGATGGCGATAAGTATTATGTTGCCGTTAAAGGTGCGCCTGATGAATTAATGAAGAGGATCAAATACATTTCAGAAAATGGTCAAATTAAGCCAATTACTGATGATGAAAAGAAAAAGATTTTAACTACTAACCAAGAAATGGCTAAAAAGGCTCTTAGGGTTTTAGGATTAGCTTATAAGACAATTGATAAGCTTTATAAGGATCCTTCAACTGACAATGTAGAACAGGACTTGATTTTTGCTGGTTTGGTAGGAATGATTGACCCTGAACGTCCAGAAGCGAAGGCTGCCGTTGCGGAAGCTCATAGCGCGGGAATTAGAACTGTAATGATTACTGGTGACCACCAAGTTACCGCCCAAGCGATTGCAGAAAGGTTGGGAATTTTGAAGCCGGGACAGGACAAGCGTGTCTTGACCGGGGCTGAACTTGATAAATTAAGCGATGAATACTTTATTAAGCATGTTAGTGACTATAGTGTTTATGCGCGGGTTTCACCAGAACACAAGGTTAGAATTGTGAAAGCTTGGCAACAAAATGGTAAAATCGTAGCCATGACCGGTGATGGTGTTAACGATGCGCCTAGTTTGAAACAAGCGGATATCGGTATCGGAATGGGTATCACGGGTACTGAAGTTTCTAAAGGTGCCAGTGATATGATTTTAGCTGATGATAATTTTGCGACGATTGTTGAAGCTGTTAAACAAGGTAGAAAAGTCTTCAGTAACATTCAAAAAGCCATCCTATATTTAATGAGTTGTAACGTCGGTGAAGTTTTAACAGTCTTTATGATGACCATGCTTGGTTGGGACATTTTAGCACCAGTTCAATTATTATGGATTAACTTAGTTACTGATACCCTTCCAGCTATTTCCTTGGGTGTTGAACCAGTCGAAGAAGGGATTATGAAACGTAAGCCTCGGGGACGTGATTCTAATTTCTTTAGCGGCGGCGTAGCGAGTTCTATTATTTATCAAGGTATTTTAGAAGGTATTCTAGTTTTAGGTGCTTACCAAATTGGCTTACATGTCGGTCCCCATGTTTCAAATGCCACTTTGCAACACGCGGACGCTTTAACGATGGCCTTCTTGACTTTAGGCTTGATCCAGCTATTCCATGCTATTAACTCTAAATATATTCACCAATCTATTTTTAGACCGCATACTTTTTCAAATAAATGGTTTAACGGAGCAATTATTATTGCCGCAATCATTATGGCAGCGGTAGAATTGCCATTTATGACAAAATTGTTTGATGTGACCGAACTTGATGGTCCTCAGTGGGTTGTTGTTTTAGGAGCTGGATTATTGATAATCATTATTGTTGAGATCGTTAAATTCTTCCAAAGAAAAATGGGCAAACAATAA
- a CDS encoding CDP-glycerol glycerophosphotransferase family protein, protein MKSFLFRVYLNWMKFLCQFTAVEDNRIVILNGAGRSGSNGYVFYKYLQVNHPEFNVSLIEPWPSSHLKWESWQKIGSARYVITTHQPFKVKKGQINLQFWHGVPLKRMGIMANNTRYRDNKRNEKLWHKNADIVASNSDLYESLMSACIAIEGKKYRKMGFPRLDALNNPVISKEELLKDLFDTEDSQAQIGIYMPTFRYELEDKSVMEKIKSGNFFAFNDFNGEELNAALKARHQYLIVKLHPYEMRMFENFDSHYSNIAFLNNDYLFDHNYDLYELLGDTDFLMTDFSSIYFDYLHLNKPIIFITNYLKQYEKVRGLLMGPYEEITPGICINSQEELLGNLDELDNRQIHNRRLYWLDLTNQVKGNNYCEQAFNAMTQNN, encoded by the coding sequence ATGAAGAGTTTTTTGTTTAGGGTTTATCTTAATTGGATGAAATTCTTATGTCAGTTTACTGCAGTTGAAGATAATCGCATTGTGATTTTGAATGGAGCAGGTCGATCCGGCTCGAATGGGTATGTCTTTTACAAGTATTTACAAGTAAATCATCCCGAATTTAATGTAAGTTTGATTGAACCGTGGCCATCTTCACACTTAAAATGGGAAAGCTGGCAAAAAATTGGTAGTGCACGTTATGTTATTACTACGCATCAACCTTTTAAAGTAAAAAAAGGCCAGATTAATCTACAATTCTGGCATGGAGTTCCCCTTAAGCGGATGGGGATTATGGCGAATAATACGCGCTATCGCGACAATAAGCGTAATGAAAAATTGTGGCATAAGAATGCCGATATTGTTGCTTCTAACTCGGATTTGTATGAAAGCTTAATGAGCGCCTGTATTGCAATTGAAGGAAAAAAATATCGTAAAATGGGTTTTCCCCGTTTAGATGCCTTGAATAATCCGGTTATTTCTAAAGAAGAGCTTTTAAAAGACTTGTTTGATACCGAAGACTCACAGGCTCAAATTGGAATTTACATGCCAACTTTTCGTTATGAACTTGAAGATAAATCTGTGATGGAGAAAATTAAATCTGGAAATTTCTTTGCCTTTAACGATTTTAATGGTGAAGAATTGAATGCAGCTTTAAAGGCGCGTCATCAATATTTAATCGTAAAATTGCATCCCTATGAAATGCGCATGTTTGAAAATTTTGATAGTCATTATTCAAATATTGCCTTTTTAAACAATGATTACTTGTTTGATCATAATTATGATTTATATGAATTATTGGGCGATACAGACTTTTTGATGACGGACTTTTCTTCAATCTATTTTGATTACTTACATTTAAATAAACCAATTATCTTTATTACTAATTATTTGAAGCAGTATGAAAAAGTACGTGGTCTTTTAATGGGACCCTATGAAGAAATTACGCCCGGGATTTGCATTAATTCTCAAGAAGAATTATTAGGTAATCTGGATGAGCTTGATAATCGCCAAATTCATAATCGCCGTCTATATTGGCTTGATTTGACCAATCAAGTTAAAGGTAACAATTACTGTGAACAAGCTTTTAATGCCATGACGCAAAATAATTAG
- a CDS encoding WecB/TagA/CpsF family glycosyltransferase has translation MDKVNILGIQFDNKTFNQFQNEFIKKINNHESTFVVTANPEIVMAANEDPEYMEILQNDADYITADGIGIVKAAKMLNQPLPERVTGYDLFTWLMQLANERELRVYLIGAKPNVIHAVQEEIARNYSNIQLVGAQDGYFKEDLNTIAKKIERTSPDLVFAALGFPKQEKLISILRKDLTPALMMGVGGSFDVFSGLVKRAPEAFQKTHLEWFYRLITNPSRFKRMMVLPKFVVRVKQSKKGDQ, from the coding sequence ATGGATAAAGTAAATATTTTAGGCATACAGTTTGATAATAAGACGTTTAATCAATTTCAAAATGAATTTATTAAGAAAATCAATAATCATGAATCAACTTTTGTAGTCACTGCTAATCCTGAAATTGTTATGGCAGCTAATGAAGATCCTGAATATATGGAAATTTTACAAAATGATGCAGATTATATCACTGCTGATGGAATTGGAATTGTTAAAGCAGCTAAAATGCTCAATCAGCCACTTCCTGAAAGAGTGACTGGCTATGATTTATTTACATGGTTAATGCAACTGGCTAATGAACGTGAATTGCGTGTTTATTTAATTGGAGCTAAGCCTAATGTCATTCATGCAGTTCAAGAAGAAATTGCACGTAATTATTCCAATATTCAATTAGTGGGTGCTCAAGATGGCTACTTTAAGGAAGATTTGAATACAATTGCTAAAAAGATTGAAAGAACTTCTCCTGATCTTGTTTTTGCAGCCTTGGGTTTTCCAAAACAAGAAAAATTAATTTCGATTTTAAGAAAAGATCTTACCCCAGCTTTAATGATGGGAGTTGGGGGGAGCTTTGATGTCTTTTCAGGACTTGTTAAAAGAGCACCCGAAGCTTTTCAAAAAACTCATTTGGAGTGGTTTTATCGTTTAATTACTAATCCAAGCAGATTTAAACGAATGATGGTGTTGCCTAAATTTGTCGTCCGCGTTAAGCAATCGAAAAAAGGTGACCAATGA
- the tagD gene encoding glycerol-3-phosphate cytidylyltransferase: MKKVITYGTFDLLHYGHIRLLKRAHALGDYLIVGLSTDEFNEFQKHKEAYNTYPERKYILEAIRYVDEVIPEKDWDQKIKDVQKYDIDTFVMGDDWKGKFDFLKPYCDVVYLPRTPGISTTKIKDDLK; encoded by the coding sequence ATGAAAAAAGTTATTACATACGGTACATTCGATTTATTGCATTATGGGCATATTCGGCTTTTAAAAAGAGCGCACGCGTTAGGTGATTATTTGATCGTCGGTCTTTCAACAGATGAATTTAACGAATTTCAAAAACACAAGGAAGCCTACAATACTTATCCTGAACGTAAGTATATCTTAGAAGCTATTCGCTATGTAGACGAAGTCATCCCAGAAAAAGATTGGGATCAAAAAATTAAAGATGTTCAAAAATACGATATTGATACTTTCGTCATGGGAGACGATTGGAAAGGAAAATTTGACTTCTTAAAGCCTTATTGTGATGTAGTTTATCTTCCACGCACCCCTGGAATTTCTACCACCAAAATCAAAGATGATTTAAAGTAA
- a CDS encoding GntR family transcriptional regulator, with amino-acid sequence MEEPMYIKIHNQIKRDVENHVYKVGDRIPAERQLAVKFGVSRMTLRQAIKTLEEEGILERRLGSGTYVASQKVQEKMSGIMSFTEITQANGQIPSSKLISYQIGKPSLSEKERLNLNPDSEVLRMERIRFADETPICYEVVTIPYHLVENLSKDDISTHLYETLNKNGYRIGRVTEHISAAVANENDARLLNAKKGEALITRRQVTELSNGQPFEYTRARYVAERFEFTFSK; translated from the coding sequence ATGGAAGAACCAATGTATATCAAAATCCACAATCAAATTAAGCGAGATGTAGAAAATCACGTCTACAAAGTGGGGGATCGCATTCCTGCTGAAAGACAGCTCGCAGTCAAGTTTGGTGTGTCAAGAATGACTTTAAGGCAGGCAATTAAGACACTAGAAGAAGAAGGAATTTTAGAAAGACGCTTGGGTAGTGGTACTTATGTTGCTAGTCAAAAAGTCCAAGAAAAGATGTCAGGGATTATGTCCTTTACTGAAATTACGCAAGCTAATGGTCAAATTCCATCAAGCAAGTTGATCTCCTATCAAATTGGCAAACCATCTTTATCTGAAAAAGAACGTTTAAACTTGAACCCCGATTCTGAAGTTTTAAGAATGGAAAGAATTCGTTTTGCGGATGAAACCCCAATTTGTTATGAAGTGGTCACTATTCCTTATCATTTAGTAGAAAATTTATCTAAAGACGATATTTCTACTCATTTGTATGAAACTTTAAATAAAAATGGATATCGAATTGGTAGAGTAACCGAGCATATTTCTGCAGCGGTTGCTAATGAAAATGATGCTCGTTTGCTAAATGCTAAAAAAGGTGAAGCCTTGATTACAAGACGACAAGTTACTGAATTATCAAATGGACAACCATTCGAATATACGCGTGCCCGTTATGTGGCGGAAAGATTTGAATTTACTTTTTCAAAGTAA
- a CDS encoding nicotinate phosphoribosyltransferase has protein sequence MFYPELDKDDSLALHTDLYEINMMYTYFKKGIADRNAVFEAFYRTEPFGNGYAVYAGLEHVIKYLQNLKFSESDLEYLKENENYDDDFIEYLRNLKLKLTIRSMKEGELVFAKEPLLQVEGPLAQCQLVETAILNIINFQTLLATKAARIKLAVQGDALMEFGSRRAQETDAALWGARAAYIGGFDSTSNVRAGKLFGIPVSGTHAHALVEAFGSEYDAFKAYAETHKNCVFLVDTYDTVRSGVPNAIKVADEMGDKINFLGVRIDSGDMAYISKQVRKELDDAGYTDAKIFASNDLDETTITNLKMQGAKIDVWGIGTKYITAYDQPALGAVYKLVAIEDDFHVMRDTLKISSNAIKVSTPGKKQVWRISANTAKKNEGDWVSRDTEDPRKFDALFMFHPQYDYINKVVTDYTAIPLLHDIFKDGKLVYKQPKLDEIKQFVADNLDGLWDEYKRSLNPQEYPVDLSQDLYESKMNLIQDIRRKIRERSIGR, from the coding sequence ATGTTTTATCCAGAATTAGACAAAGATGATTCGTTAGCTTTGCACACAGACCTTTATGAAATTAATATGATGTATACCTACTTCAAAAAAGGAATTGCAGACCGCAATGCCGTTTTTGAAGCATTTTATCGTACAGAACCATTTGGTAATGGCTATGCAGTTTATGCTGGACTTGAACATGTAATTAAGTATTTACAAAATTTAAAGTTTAGCGAAAGTGACTTGGAGTATCTTAAAGAAAACGAAAATTACGATGACGATTTTATCGAATATTTACGTAATTTAAAATTGAAGTTGACTATCCGCTCAATGAAAGAAGGAGAATTAGTATTCGCTAAGGAACCTCTTTTGCAAGTGGAAGGTCCTCTTGCTCAATGTCAATTGGTAGAAACGGCAATTTTAAATATTATCAATTTCCAAACATTACTCGCAACCAAGGCAGCTCGAATTAAATTAGCGGTTCAAGGGGATGCCTTGATGGAATTTGGTTCTCGCCGTGCTCAAGAAACTGATGCGGCTTTATGGGGAGCTCGTGCAGCTTATATTGGCGGTTTTGATTCTACTAGTAATGTGCGTGCGGGAAAGTTGTTTGGTATTCCAGTTTCAGGAACTCATGCTCATGCTTTAGTAGAGGCTTTTGGTAGTGAATATGATGCCTTTAAAGCATATGCTGAAACTCATAAAAATTGTGTATTCTTGGTTGATACTTATGATACTGTTAGAAGCGGTGTACCAAATGCAATTAAAGTTGCCGATGAAATGGGCGATAAGATCAACTTTTTAGGAGTCAGAATCGATTCTGGCGATATGGCTTATATTTCTAAGCAAGTAAGAAAAGAGCTTGATGATGCTGGTTATACCGATGCGAAGATTTTTGCTTCAAATGATCTTGATGAAACAACTATCACCAACCTTAAGATGCAGGGTGCAAAAATCGATGTATGGGGGATTGGAACTAAGTATATTACCGCTTATGATCAACCTGCGCTGGGTGCAGTTTATAAATTGGTAGCTATTGAAGATGATTTTCATGTAATGAGAGATACACTCAAGATTTCTTCAAATGCAATTAAGGTTTCCACTCCAGGTAAAAAGCAAGTCTGGAGAATTAGTGCCAATACTGCGAAAAAGAATGAAGGCGATTGGGTATCACGTGATACTGAAGATCCAAGAAAATTTGATGCTTTATTCATGTTCCACCCTCAATATGACTACATTAATAAGGTGGTAACTGACTATACTGCTATCCCACTTTTGCATGATATCTTTAAAGATGGTAAGTTGGTTTACAAACAACCTAAACTTGACGAAATTAAACAGTTCGTTGCTGATAATTTAGATGGTCTTTGGGATGAATACAAGCGTAGCTTGAACCCTCAAGAATACCCAGTTGATTTGTCACAAGACTTGTACGAAAGCAAGATGAACTTGATTCAAGATATTCGTCGTAAGATTAGAGAAAGAAGTATTGGCCGATGA
- the nadE gene encoding ammonia-dependent NAD(+) synthetase, with protein sequence MRELQKKIVEYEHVLPEIDPKKEIRRSIDFLKDYLKANPFLKSYVLGISGGQDSTLTGKLCQMAIEEMREETGDDSYQFIAVRLPYGVQADAQDAQDAVDFQKPDQDLIVNIKEPVDAMVKVVEATGQKITDFNKGNIKARQRMVVQYAIAGANNGAVVGTDHAAENFSGFYTKYGDGAADLTPLFRLDKRQGKAMLKELGCPEHLYQKAPTADLEEEKPDLPDEVALGVTYNEIDDYLEGKEVSDKAADQIEKLWKKSEHKRHLPVTIFDDFYKN encoded by the coding sequence ATGAGGGAATTACAAAAAAAGATAGTTGAGTATGAACATGTATTACCAGAAATTGATCCTAAAAAGGAAATTAGACGTTCAATTGACTTTTTGAAGGATTATTTAAAGGCTAACCCATTTTTAAAGAGCTACGTTTTAGGAATTTCAGGTGGCCAAGATTCAACTTTAACTGGAAAATTGTGTCAAATGGCAATTGAAGAAATGCGTGAAGAAACTGGTGATGATTCTTACCAATTTATCGCAGTTCGACTTCCTTACGGCGTTCAAGCTGATGCTCAAGATGCTCAAGATGCAGTTGATTTTCAAAAACCAGACCAGGATCTAATTGTTAATATTAAAGAACCGGTTGATGCTATGGTTAAGGTAGTTGAAGCGACTGGTCAAAAGATCACAGACTTCAATAAAGGTAATATCAAGGCCCGTCAAAGAATGGTCGTTCAATATGCAATTGCAGGTGCAAATAACGGCGCAGTTGTTGGTACTGATCATGCTGCTGAAAACTTCTCAGGTTTTTATACCAAATATGGTGACGGTGCTGCGGATTTAACTCCATTATTCCGCTTGGATAAGCGCCAAGGAAAAGCAATGCTTAAGGAACTTGGCTGTCCAGAACACCTTTATCAAAAAGCTCCAACTGCTGATCTTGAAGAAGAAAAACCCGATTTGCCAGATGAAGTAGCTTTAGGTGTAACTTATAATGAAATCGATGACTACCTTGAAGGAAAAGAAGTTTCTGACAAGGCAGCTGATCAAATTGAAAAGCTTTGGAAAAAGAGTGAACACAAGCGCCACTTGCCAGTTACAATTTTTGATGACTTTTACAAAAACTAG